A single window of Desulfobulbaceae bacterium DNA harbors:
- a CDS encoding J domain-containing protein: MYIMDYYKILGVDKSATKDDLKKAYRKLALKYHPDRTKGDLKSEEKFKQINEAYAVLSDPEKRQQYDTFGSDTFQKRYSQEDIFRGADLNSIFREFGINLGGGRTRGGPQFESFFSQGGMGGSNPFQSHQGFGSRQAQPIKGQDMTMELAITLAEVLTGSEKTIALGRGVNADKVSVKIPAGIESGKKLRVTGKGGASPQGGPSGDLFLIINIQPDPNFSRDGNDLILEKLIPFSSAILGDNIAVPTPEGKTLKVKVPHGIQPQAKLRLKGHGLPSGPHGPRGDLLIRFLVEIPSKLTPVQKELIQQLQNEGL; this comes from the coding sequence ATTTACATCATGGATTACTACAAAATACTGGGCGTTGACAAGTCCGCCACCAAGGACGACCTCAAAAAGGCATACCGCAAGCTTGCCCTCAAATACCATCCCGACCGAACCAAAGGCGACCTGAAGTCCGAGGAGAAATTCAAACAGATCAACGAAGCATACGCCGTTCTCTCTGATCCGGAAAAACGGCAGCAATACGATACGTTCGGCTCCGACACCTTTCAGAAACGCTACTCCCAGGAAGACATCTTTCGCGGAGCAGACTTAAACTCAATCTTCAGAGAATTTGGCATCAACCTTGGTGGCGGACGTACCAGAGGCGGCCCTCAATTTGAAAGCTTTTTCAGCCAGGGCGGCATGGGCGGTAGCAATCCTTTCCAGTCCCATCAAGGATTCGGCTCCCGACAGGCTCAACCGATCAAGGGCCAGGATATGACGATGGAATTGGCCATCACCCTAGCCGAAGTCTTAACTGGCTCAGAAAAAACCATTGCCCTGGGCCGAGGCGTCAATGCCGATAAAGTCTCAGTAAAAATTCCCGCCGGTATTGAGTCCGGCAAAAAGCTCCGCGTTACAGGCAAAGGCGGGGCCTCTCCCCAAGGCGGACCATCGGGCGATCTCTTTCTGATCATCAACATCCAACCAGATCCCAACTTCAGCCGGGATGGCAATGACTTGATCCTGGAAAAGCTCATCCCCTTCTCATCGGCCATCCTGGGAGACAATATTGCTGTACCCACCCCGGAAGGTAAGACCTTGAAGGTCAAAGTTCCCCATGGCATTCAACCCCAGGCAAAACTCCGCCTCAAGGGTCACGGCCTGCCCTCCGGTCCTCATGGACCTCGCGGCGATCTCCTGATCCGCTTCCTGGTCGAAATCCCCTCAAAACTCACCCCTGTCCAGAAAGAACTGATCCAACAGCTTCAGAACGAAGGGCTATAA